In one window of uncultured Acetobacteroides sp. DNA:
- a CDS encoding dihydrolipoamide acetyltransferase family protein translates to MRYIFNFPDIGEGLDEGIIAEWHVAKGQQVKSGDPLVLMETDKVVTDIPSPKSGTIVAIYGKVGETIHVGSPLVEIEIEGVAGEEAVAEAAKKDFVEPSEEPIEEGSFGVVGTIEVAGNKAFLPASEEGVAEAPSPEKLQRKALATPVARAMAKELNVDINNIKGTGPGGRITKQDIQQYVNGAGRPAVQRAESPHVEDQVTYEPLTQIRKTIAKTMALSMQNAVHMSVHEEVEISELMRIREKYKVVLAERNIKLTYLAFIVKATALALKQHPALNSQLDLDNSRMIHKHYYNIGIAVDTAEGLVVPVIRNADKLSIAEIATQIAAFSEKAKERKLTLDDLKDGTFTITNYGAIGGIYGNPVINYPQAGILGVGRLLKKPIVKGDQIDIGNILPLSLAVDHRIVDGGETTRFLLRIMRYLEDPIAMEFE, encoded by the coding sequence ATGAGGTACATATTTAATTTTCCAGATATAGGCGAAGGCTTAGACGAAGGCATCATTGCCGAATGGCATGTTGCCAAGGGCCAACAGGTAAAATCGGGCGATCCGCTAGTGCTGATGGAAACCGACAAGGTTGTAACCGACATCCCATCGCCCAAGAGTGGCACCATTGTTGCCATCTACGGCAAGGTTGGCGAAACTATTCACGTGGGCAGCCCTTTAGTAGAAATAGAGATTGAAGGTGTTGCCGGCGAAGAGGCGGTAGCCGAGGCTGCGAAGAAAGACTTCGTAGAACCTTCGGAAGAGCCCATTGAGGAGGGCTCCTTCGGAGTTGTAGGCACCATAGAGGTTGCCGGGAACAAGGCTTTCCTACCCGCCAGCGAAGAGGGAGTTGCAGAGGCGCCATCTCCCGAGAAACTGCAAAGAAAGGCGCTTGCCACACCCGTTGCGCGTGCCATGGCTAAAGAGCTCAACGTTGATATCAACAACATTAAAGGAACTGGTCCCGGAGGAAGGATTACCAAGCAGGACATCCAGCAGTACGTTAACGGAGCGGGGAGACCTGCCGTCCAGCGTGCCGAATCACCCCATGTTGAAGATCAGGTAACCTACGAGCCGCTCACCCAAATCAGAAAGACCATCGCAAAGACTATGGCGCTTTCGATGCAGAATGCCGTACACATGTCGGTGCACGAGGAGGTGGAGATCAGCGAGCTGATGCGCATACGGGAGAAGTACAAGGTGGTGCTTGCCGAACGAAACATCAAACTAACCTATCTAGCCTTTATCGTTAAGGCCACGGCCCTAGCGCTAAAGCAGCATCCTGCGCTTAACTCGCAACTCGACTTGGACAACAGCCGAATGATCCACAAGCACTACTACAACATTGGTATTGCCGTTGATACCGCCGAAGGGCTCGTTGTTCCCGTTATTAGGAATGCGGATAAACTGTCGATTGCCGAGATTGCAACGCAGATTGCAGCCTTCAGCGAAAAGGCGAAGGAGCGCAAGCTTACCCTCGACGACCTGAAGGATGGCACCTTCACCATCACCAACTATGGTGCTATCGGTGGAATCTATGGGAATCCGGTAATCAACTACCCTCAGGCAGGCATTCTAGGTGTAGGCAGACTGCTCAAGAAGCCTATTGTTAAGGGCGATCAAATAGACATCGGAAACATACTTCCACTATCGCTTGCCGTCGACCACCGAATTGTTGATGGTGGCGAGACGACTCGCTTCCTGCTTCGCATCATGCGCTACCTCGAAGATCCAATCGCCATGGAGTTCGAGTAG
- the pdhA gene encoding pyruvate dehydrogenase (acetyl-transferring) E1 component subunit alpha has translation MSLIFENYNPAEDKLFQIMDNTGGIINPTEMPDISDALAVKAYKDMLFSRIADAMAVSFQRQGRMYTYPSNYGQEAIAVAAGMAMREDDWMVPAFRELAAWLAKGATLKEIFLYYMGNEEGSAFKNAKHLLPFSVPISSQFPHAVGIGYAINQQKKDEVVFAFVGDGGTSEGDFSEALNFAAVWKVPVVFIVQNNQYAISVPIRKQTKSRNIAVKAMAFGMPGIKVDGNDIFAMYAAVKHAADYARAKNGPVLIEGFTYRRGAHTTSDDPTKYRTKEEEQEWDAKDPLKRLRYYLDSKGLWTEDEEKLTEQYKQEVERQFEEAEKTPPHTLDDVFRYTHYEMPDELRRQKDEYEKYLLWKEGRK, from the coding sequence ATGTCACTAATATTTGAGAACTACAATCCGGCTGAAGACAAGCTTTTTCAGATCATGGATAATACCGGGGGGATCATCAACCCCACCGAAATGCCCGACATCAGCGATGCGCTTGCGGTAAAAGCGTACAAGGACATGCTCTTCTCGCGCATCGCCGATGCCATGGCCGTTTCGTTCCAGAGGCAGGGGCGCATGTACACCTACCCCTCCAACTACGGACAGGAGGCCATTGCGGTAGCCGCCGGGATGGCCATGCGCGAGGACGACTGGATGGTTCCGGCCTTCCGCGAGCTGGCCGCCTGGCTGGCCAAGGGCGCAACGCTCAAGGAGATCTTCCTGTACTACATGGGCAACGAGGAGGGTAGCGCCTTTAAGAATGCGAAACACCTGCTCCCCTTCAGCGTCCCCATCAGCTCGCAGTTCCCGCATGCGGTGGGCATCGGGTACGCCATCAACCAGCAGAAGAAGGACGAGGTGGTATTCGCCTTTGTTGGCGATGGGGGCACCTCCGAGGGCGACTTCAGCGAGGCGCTAAACTTTGCCGCCGTATGGAAGGTTCCGGTTGTCTTCATCGTGCAGAATAACCAGTACGCCATCTCGGTCCCCATCAGGAAGCAGACCAAGTCGAGGAACATTGCCGTTAAGGCGATGGCCTTCGGGATGCCCGGCATCAAGGTCGATGGCAACGACATCTTTGCCATGTACGCGGCCGTCAAGCATGCCGCCGATTACGCCAGAGCCAAGAATGGCCCGGTGCTCATCGAGGGCTTCACCTACCGCAGGGGCGCCCACACCACCTCCGACGATCCCACCAAGTATCGAACCAAGGAGGAGGAGCAGGAGTGGGATGCCAAAGATCCGCTTAAAAGATTAAGGTACTACTTAGATAGCAAAGGGCTGTGGACCGAGGATGAGGAGAAGCTCACCGAGCAGTACAAGCAGGAGGTGGAGCGCCAGTTCGAGGAGGCCGAGAAGACCCCTCCGCATACGCTGGACGATGTGTTTAGGTACACCCACTACGAGATGCCCGACGAGCTAAGGCGCCAAAAGGACGAATACGAAAAATACTTACTATGGAAGGAGGGACGAAAATGA
- a CDS encoding alpha-ketoacid dehydrogenase subunit beta, whose translation MSVMTMVQAINNAMDIKLAEDDNVVIYGEDVGYEGGVFRVTEGLQQKYGENRVFDSPLAESAIVGTAVGMAIAGLRPVVELQFDGFTYPAFNQIVSHAARMHNRTRGKFKTPMVIRFPYGGGINALEHHSESPEATYGHIPGLKVVIPSTPHDAKGLLISAIESDDTIIFMEPKRIYRAIKQEVSNEKFSIPIGKAKVVTPGTDITVVAYGAMIREVQKAMVMAKEAGISVELIDLRTIYPIDRETIAQSIQKTGRVLTVAESPTSFGVGAEITAIANEEAFLYLEAPPKRVNGFDTIIPLAKGEHFYMQTPEKIFYEIERTVRF comes from the coding sequence ATGAGCGTAATGACAATGGTGCAGGCCATCAACAATGCGATGGATATTAAGCTAGCCGAGGATGACAACGTGGTTATCTACGGCGAGGATGTTGGCTACGAAGGAGGCGTCTTCAGGGTTACCGAAGGGCTACAGCAAAAGTATGGCGAGAATAGGGTATTCGACTCGCCGCTGGCCGAATCGGCCATCGTAGGAACAGCCGTAGGCATGGCTATCGCCGGACTCCGTCCTGTGGTAGAGCTACAGTTCGACGGATTCACCTACCCCGCCTTCAACCAGATTGTGTCGCACGCCGCACGCATGCACAACCGCACCCGAGGAAAGTTTAAGACCCCAATGGTGATCCGATTCCCCTACGGCGGCGGCATCAACGCGCTGGAGCACCACTCCGAGAGTCCCGAGGCAACCTACGGGCACATTCCCGGGCTTAAGGTGGTAATCCCCTCCACCCCGCACGATGCAAAAGGGCTGCTGATCTCAGCCATCGAGAGCGACGACACCATCATATTCATGGAGCCCAAGCGCATCTACCGCGCCATCAAGCAGGAGGTCTCCAACGAGAAGTTCTCCATCCCCATCGGCAAGGCAAAAGTGGTAACTCCCGGAACCGACATCACCGTGGTGGCCTACGGCGCCATGATTCGTGAGGTGCAAAAGGCAATGGTGATGGCCAAGGAGGCCGGCATATCGGTAGAGCTCATCGACCTGAGAACCATCTACCCAATCGACAGGGAGACCATCGCGCAGTCGATACAAAAGACTGGACGCGTGCTAACGGTGGCCGAATCGCCCACCAGCTTTGGCGTAGGTGCCGAGATTACGGCCATAGCCAACGAGGAGGCGTTCCTCTACCTCGAGGCTCCTCCCAAAAGGGTTAACGGGTTCGATACCATAATCCCATTGGCCAAAGGCGAGCACTTCTACATGCAAACGCCCGAGAAGATTTTCTACGAGATTGAACGAACAGTAAGATTTTAA
- a CDS encoding RHS repeat domain-containing protein codes for MCSAIIWVLLNPMALKAQLANQVGNQIPKFLSPDASMFQKFVDVPVSEYTGVADITIPIHSVKVGNYTHDISLQYHSGGIKADDEASVVGLGWLLNAGGVINCIPAGMNDAECNPIKTDQELDDLLMQSYTKKTLHELFNENYHDFHQKYTFSSFGSIDKPERGSLYYIFNSQNQIDLFSFNFCGYSGRFVEGQDHQYHALNQADLLTVERENGFFIITDKLGIKYYFNQLERTSKTIGDAFSYSDSYYLTKIAFPDKAADDCIQFRYFNSDLKLSYTPLPSMSTEGTTERTEENDTQNAYIDLVKGARLQSDQVNKYTGSPVYLESIETKSELVKFGLSARLDIKGDAPRKLDSISVYSKYDGGLKKMYVLFNSYFEGNKSTREKSLLYSPYNQSFSNFTEDQVSKRLRLDSLFQVSSGDFKKYAGKYSFVYDNAVNRYTFAYENVALPYKKSTAIDHWGYYNGENNNILVPTFRFGKYEYPLLDDNKREAFIERQKTNGGANRGASPTFMKAGLLNKITYPTGGTTTIAYEPNAFSNYRCLSAEEIKSNVLEKVDEYRTNKNMDEGFFIEPDRRVTFSASFRCMYPPSCVPLSNVKGNTMISLVDKSSTPWTYLAQFSANQFDDWNRELQVTFTTDRRRRVNLVVQTAIPEGTPSVYPYPTQHVYASVRHEYALPNLNSKYSIGGGCRVAQICFYSNSVLQKKQVFCYESADGNSYGKLMVPLSYVSSCRQPGKDCKSIFQFFISQLNVADRPIIQYDGPVVGYSNVEIKEVDSKENSNGKTTKIFSNDLPVFSQEGVIFRVEQKPLNGSLSKVSYFDKEKLVKEQSFDMDLKQKTVAKNYSSFLKYDNEHWSSCRVGPRDSGPLVYEIDDWYLYVSPIYSYQIFKTKEYVKSYTDQGTISEESSYAYDEMGQLSSKSTKRSFGDIVTEKYYYPYNLAAAGNLYLHMGHMPGIVVKEERFVNDRQKEGRLLEYYYPSDGVYCPFRYSLWSEGKGYREEQQFGYGGDGYIKELKRKNGTSTSFIWGYNSTYPVAQFDNATYDDVSGKTSLVVQLQSYTNLTDAATRDRLKALNNSIRKEFPTNVLVTTYTYRPLVGITSKTTPNGATTYYEYDGFGRLTSVKDDKGNIVSKNDYNYYNDKNQ; via the coding sequence TTGTGCTCAGCAATTATCTGGGTGCTGCTAAATCCTATGGCTTTAAAGGCCCAGCTGGCCAATCAGGTTGGAAACCAAATTCCCAAATTTTTAAGCCCAGATGCCTCCATGTTTCAGAAGTTTGTTGATGTGCCAGTTTCTGAATATACGGGAGTCGCTGATATTACTATTCCCATTCATAGCGTGAAGGTTGGGAATTATACCCATGATATAAGCTTACAATACCACTCTGGGGGTATTAAGGCCGATGATGAAGCAAGCGTTGTTGGGTTGGGCTGGTTGTTAAATGCTGGTGGTGTAATTAACTGCATTCCTGCCGGAATGAATGACGCCGAGTGCAATCCAATAAAGACAGACCAAGAATTGGATGATTTGCTTATGCAGTCTTATACAAAAAAAACGCTGCATGAGCTGTTTAATGAGAATTACCATGACTTTCATCAGAAGTATACTTTTTCAAGTTTTGGAAGTATTGATAAACCCGAGAGAGGTAGCCTTTATTACATATTTAATAGTCAAAATCAAATCGATCTCTTTTCGTTTAATTTTTGCGGCTATTCTGGGAGATTTGTTGAAGGACAAGATCATCAATACCATGCCCTAAACCAGGCTGATTTGCTAACCGTGGAACGGGAAAATGGTTTTTTTATTATAACCGATAAGCTTGGAATTAAATACTATTTTAACCAACTTGAGAGAACTTCTAAAACGATAGGCGATGCATTCTCCTATTCCGACAGCTACTACCTTACTAAAATAGCATTCCCGGATAAGGCTGCGGACGATTGTATCCAGTTTCGCTACTTTAATTCGGATCTTAAGCTGTCGTATACCCCACTTCCGTCTATGTCTACAGAAGGAACTACGGAAAGAACAGAAGAGAATGACACCCAGAATGCCTATATAGACCTTGTAAAGGGTGCTAGGTTGCAATCTGATCAAGTTAATAAATATACAGGGTCTCCAGTATACTTGGAGAGCATTGAAACAAAATCGGAGCTAGTTAAATTCGGGTTGAGCGCCCGGTTGGATATAAAAGGGGATGCCCCTCGAAAGCTCGATAGCATAAGCGTTTACTCCAAGTACGATGGAGGCTTAAAAAAGATGTACGTTCTATTTAATAGCTACTTTGAGGGCAATAAGTCCACAAGAGAGAAATCTCTTTTATATAGTCCGTACAATCAAAGCTTTTCGAATTTCACAGAGGATCAAGTTAGCAAGAGGCTTAGGCTGGATTCTCTCTTTCAGGTATCGAGCGGCGATTTCAAAAAATATGCTGGTAAGTACAGCTTTGTTTACGACAATGCTGTAAATAGGTACACGTTCGCCTATGAGAATGTAGCATTGCCCTACAAGAAGAGTACAGCTATTGACCATTGGGGGTACTACAATGGGGAGAATAATAACATACTAGTACCTACTTTTAGATTTGGGAAGTATGAGTACCCATTGCTAGATGACAATAAAAGGGAGGCCTTTATAGAACGGCAAAAGACGAACGGTGGAGCCAACAGAGGTGCAAGCCCCACATTTATGAAGGCGGGCTTACTTAACAAAATTACATACCCTACAGGAGGGACTACGACAATAGCCTATGAGCCCAACGCCTTTTCGAACTACAGATGCTTGAGCGCAGAGGAGATAAAGTCGAATGTGCTGGAAAAGGTAGATGAGTACCGAACCAATAAAAATATGGATGAGGGATTTTTTATTGAACCAGATAGACGGGTGACTTTTTCCGCTAGCTTTAGGTGCATGTATCCACCATCTTGTGTTCCCCTGTCGAACGTTAAGGGTAATACAATGATATCTCTAGTCGATAAGTCCTCTACCCCATGGACCTACTTAGCCCAATTTAGCGCCAATCAGTTTGACGATTGGAATAGGGAGTTACAGGTAACCTTTACTACAGATAGACGGCGAAGGGTGAATTTGGTGGTGCAAACTGCCATCCCCGAAGGAACTCCTAGTGTCTATCCTTACCCTACGCAGCATGTATACGCTTCGGTAAGGCACGAATATGCACTGCCAAATTTAAATAGTAAGTATAGCATAGGTGGAGGTTGCCGGGTTGCTCAGATTTGCTTCTACAGCAATAGTGTCTTGCAGAAAAAACAGGTGTTTTGCTATGAGTCTGCCGACGGGAATTCGTACGGTAAGCTGATGGTGCCTCTAAGCTACGTATCTTCTTGTAGGCAACCTGGAAAAGACTGCAAAAGTATATTCCAATTTTTTATTAGCCAGCTAAATGTAGCAGATAGACCGATAATTCAATACGATGGACCTGTAGTCGGCTACTCTAATGTAGAGATTAAAGAGGTTGACTCGAAGGAGAATTCAAATGGAAAAACCACCAAGATTTTCAGTAACGATTTACCCGTGTTCTCGCAGGAGGGGGTGATCTTTAGAGTAGAGCAGAAGCCATTGAATGGATCGTTGAGTAAGGTGAGCTACTTTGACAAAGAGAAGCTGGTAAAGGAGCAGTCCTTTGATATGGACTTGAAGCAAAAAACTGTTGCAAAAAATTACTCCTCATTTTTGAAATATGATAATGAGCATTGGTCTAGTTGTAGAGTAGGACCACGTGATTCTGGGCCTCTAGTGTACGAAATTGATGATTGGTACCTGTATGTCTCCCCTATATATTCCTACCAGATTTTTAAGACGAAGGAGTATGTGAAGAGTTATACCGACCAAGGCACAATATCGGAGGAGAGCAGCTATGCCTACGATGAGATGGGGCAGCTATCGTCGAAGAGCACAAAGAGGTCTTTCGGAGATATAGTAACCGAAAAGTACTACTATCCATACAACCTAGCGGCAGCGGGGAATCTGTATCTGCACATGGGACATATGCCAGGAATTGTTGTAAAAGAAGAGCGTTTTGTAAATGATAGGCAAAAAGAGGGTAGGCTGCTCGAGTACTATTATCCTTCCGATGGGGTGTATTGTCCTTTTAGGTATTCACTTTGGAGCGAAGGTAAGGGGTATCGTGAAGAACAACAATTTGGCTATGGAGGTGATGGCTATATAAAGGAGCTAAAGAGGAAAAATGGAACTTCTACCTCTTTTATCTGGGGATACAACAGCACCTACCCTGTGGCTCAGTTCGATAATGCAACATACGATGATGTTTCGGGAAAGACAAGCTTGGTAGTCCAGCTGCAGAGCTACACCAACCTAACAGATGCTGCAACGAGAGATCGCCTAAAGGCGCTAAACAACAGCATCCGCAAAGAATTTCCTACCAACGTGCTAGTTACCACCTATACGTATAGGCCGCTCGTGGGTATTACTTCTAAAACCACCCCTAACGGAGCTACCACCTACTACGAGTACGATGGTTTTGGTCGGCTTACGAGCGTTAAGGACGATAAGGGTAATATTGTATCGAAAAATGACTACAACTACTACAACGATAAGAATCAATAG
- a CDS encoding DUF6443 domain-containing protein, with translation MAKKYISEKKHLVLGLLLFVGSVLHAQVSPTAGQNYIIKRTPREATTTVVDLLKLPAAKQRATIEYYDGLGRPLQTIGVAATPNADGSAFNDQITPHVYDGMGREYRQYLPLPKAQGAGAGAYLGTALNDQTTFYNVQFNNQPGYGETVFDGSPLNRVVEQSAPGTSYALGSGHTVSTAYGTNKADEVVLWTVADNGTLTGGQCYLPGTLYRTAVQDEDKTTTVEYKDLEGHVVRKVADADGLNATTDYVYDDFGRLRWVLPPKYMASLDTKGLPKGIPAGTSVVQGAQELNSPSSTAYLLVSGASLTLKPGFVGQAGFSAAPGVAMESLDALAYYYEYDGYGRMIKKKLPGVEAVYMVYDGRDRLVAVQDGNLRVAKDANSSITPKWLYTRYDALNRPVETGYLTNGVATQAAMQQLVDAAFSASPQYDTPSGVEYSKSSFPRVDSGNKALDGTLDALTYTFYDSYDNGGGSKLGGSMVYDQVVATNVTGLSTVSRVRELTTSTWSTTTTYYDEKGRVIQTIKKELYGGKAGDGITVSSKLNFVGQPDEVKEEQTFNGNNTTLVRTYKYYDSGLLKGLYVKLNSGTEETVATYTYDALGHVLQKKYGGTDQKQHYEYNIRGWLTKINEPNTAGDDFFAMSLAYEAPEVAGANVKPLFGGNISSMVWRTKMVDGSQNKKGYGFAYDRLDRLTGSSYATTEALTASDAYAEKSLGYDVNGNITNLTRTNGASTATIYGYAYSGNRLLSINGGAAYQYDANGNATTDGRNGFAIQYNEMNLPKSVSKGGQSVGYTYDATGVKLAVANPDGSARYYHGSMVYDQRKTLAYALHEEGMVLGNGTYQYNLKDHLGNTRAMFSKAAGAGQTLALAQATDYYPFGKSFEDIVNSDRNRYLYNGKELQDQSIGGTTFGWYDYGARFYDPELGRWHSVDPKSEKFFSISTYAYCHNDPLSMIDPDGMADIKFQKKKDEQYVSQQSKNVINKSADNLGVKTVTVSSTYRDPKSQINAMYSNCEKTGSEYQIKEVYGKKGDAVCATYQKAKDGGMSPKDIKTEMLKTAEKVGFVSTHSSSNYSKLNAIDMPMTGVAAKLFSNELKDNQSSIVTRLENGVVHAEIPTSQSSQQTPVILPVTGPVYKIENNLPK, from the coding sequence ATGGCGAAAAAATATATTTCAGAAAAGAAGCATCTAGTACTGGGCCTTTTACTTTTTGTAGGTTCGGTGCTGCATGCCCAGGTTAGCCCCACTGCGGGTCAGAACTACATCATCAAGCGCACGCCCCGCGAGGCTACCACCACTGTGGTTGACCTGCTAAAGCTCCCTGCCGCAAAACAGAGAGCCACCATCGAGTACTACGACGGGCTAGGCCGACCCCTACAAACCATAGGGGTAGCGGCCACACCCAACGCTGACGGCTCCGCCTTCAACGACCAAATCACCCCGCATGTGTACGACGGCATGGGGCGCGAATACCGCCAGTACCTGCCGCTACCCAAGGCGCAAGGGGCAGGTGCCGGAGCCTACTTGGGTACCGCACTAAACGATCAGACTACCTTTTACAACGTCCAGTTTAACAACCAGCCCGGCTATGGCGAGACCGTTTTCGATGGATCGCCGCTAAACCGCGTGGTGGAGCAGAGCGCGCCCGGTACGTCCTATGCATTAGGTAGCGGTCACACGGTGAGTACGGCATACGGCACCAATAAGGCCGACGAGGTGGTGCTATGGACGGTGGCCGACAACGGTACGCTTACGGGCGGGCAGTGCTACCTACCTGGCACGCTCTACCGCACGGCGGTACAGGACGAGGATAAGACCACCACGGTAGAGTACAAGGATCTTGAGGGGCACGTAGTACGCAAGGTGGCCGATGCTGATGGGCTAAATGCCACCACCGACTACGTGTACGACGACTTTGGCCGCCTACGCTGGGTCCTACCGCCTAAGTACATGGCCTCGCTCGATACCAAGGGGCTTCCTAAGGGGATTCCCGCTGGCACCAGCGTGGTGCAGGGGGCGCAGGAACTGAACAGCCCTAGTAGCACCGCGTACCTGCTAGTCTCAGGAGCCAGTCTAACGCTAAAGCCTGGCTTTGTGGGGCAGGCTGGCTTCTCGGCGGCACCTGGCGTAGCCATGGAGTCGCTCGATGCGCTGGCCTACTACTACGAGTACGACGGGTACGGGCGTATGATTAAAAAGAAACTGCCCGGGGTAGAGGCTGTGTATATGGTGTACGACGGCCGCGATAGGCTGGTGGCGGTACAGGATGGGAATCTTCGAGTTGCAAAGGATGCCAATAGTAGTATAACGCCCAAGTGGCTATACACCCGCTACGATGCGCTAAACCGACCCGTGGAGACGGGCTATCTAACCAACGGGGTAGCTACTCAAGCGGCAATGCAGCAGCTCGTGGATGCCGCCTTTAGCGCTTCGCCCCAGTATGACACCCCCAGCGGTGTTGAATACTCGAAGAGTAGTTTCCCTAGGGTAGACAGTGGAAATAAAGCTTTAGATGGCACGCTCGATGCGCTCACCTACACCTTCTACGATAGCTACGACAACGGTGGGGGCTCCAAACTTGGAGGTAGTATGGTGTACGATCAGGTTGTGGCTACCAACGTTACGGGGCTATCCACGGTGAGCCGCGTAAGGGAGCTCACCACCAGCACCTGGAGCACCACCACCACCTACTACGACGAGAAGGGAAGGGTAATCCAAACCATCAAGAAGGAGCTCTATGGAGGTAAGGCTGGCGATGGCATCACCGTATCCAGCAAGCTCAACTTCGTGGGGCAGCCCGATGAGGTGAAGGAAGAGCAAACGTTTAACGGCAATAACACCACGCTGGTGCGCACCTACAAGTACTACGACAGCGGGCTGCTGAAGGGGCTATACGTGAAGCTGAACAGCGGCACGGAGGAAACCGTGGCCACCTACACCTACGATGCGCTTGGCCACGTGCTGCAAAAGAAGTACGGAGGCACCGATCAGAAGCAGCACTACGAGTACAACATCCGCGGTTGGCTCACCAAGATCAACGAGCCCAACACTGCTGGGGACGACTTCTTCGCCATGAGCCTAGCGTATGAAGCGCCTGAGGTAGCAGGAGCCAATGTAAAACCTCTGTTTGGCGGCAACATCTCCTCTATGGTGTGGCGCACCAAGATGGTTGACGGTTCTCAGAACAAGAAGGGCTACGGCTTTGCCTACGACAGGCTGGATAGGCTTACGGGTAGCAGTTACGCCACCACCGAGGCGCTTACGGCTAGCGATGCCTACGCAGAGAAGAGCCTTGGCTACGATGTCAACGGCAATATCACCAACCTAACCCGTACCAATGGGGCTAGCACCGCCACCATCTACGGCTACGCCTACAGCGGCAACCGGCTGCTCAGCATCAACGGAGGTGCCGCCTACCAGTACGACGCCAACGGCAACGCCACCACCGACGGCCGCAACGGGTTTGCAATACAGTACAACGAGATGAATCTACCTAAGAGCGTGAGCAAGGGCGGCCAAAGCGTAGGCTACACCTACGATGCCACCGGGGTGAAGCTGGCGGTAGCTAACCCCGACGGCTCCGCCCGCTACTACCACGGCAGCATGGTGTACGACCAGCGCAAGACGCTGGCCTATGCCCTACACGAGGAGGGTATGGTGCTGGGCAACGGCACCTATCAGTATAACCTGAAAGACCACCTAGGCAACACCCGCGCCATGTTTAGCAAGGCGGCTGGTGCTGGGCAAACGCTAGCCCTAGCGCAGGCCACCGACTACTACCCCTTCGGCAAGTCGTTTGAGGATATTGTAAACAGCGATAGAAACCGCTACCTTTACAACGGCAAGGAACTACAGGACCAGAGCATTGGCGGCACCACCTTCGGCTGGTACGATTACGGCGCACGGTTCTACGACCCGGAGTTGGGGAGGTGGCACTCTGTGGATCCAAAATCTGAAAAGTTCTTTAGCATTTCAACATATGCATATTGTCATAATGATCCGTTGAGTATGATTGATCCAGATGGGATGGCTGATATTAAATTTCAAAAGAAAAAGGATGAGCAATATGTTTCTCAGCAATCAAAAAATGTAATTAATAAATCAGCTGATAATTTAGGGGTAAAAACAGTTACTGTTTCAAGTACCTACCGCGATCCTAAATCTCAAATAAATGCGATGTATAGTAATTGTGAAAAAACAGGTTCTGAATATCAAATAAAGGAAGTATATGGTAAAAAAGGCGATGCTGTTTGTGCAACTTATCAAAAAGCAAAAGATGGAGGGATGAGCCCAAAGGATATTAAAACTGAAATGTTAAAAACTGCAGAAAAAGTCGGATTTGTTTCAACTCACTCTTCGTCAAATTATTCTAAACTAAATGCGATTGACATGCCAATGACTGGTGTTGCTGCTAAATTATTTAGTAATGAATTGAAAGATAATCAGAGTAGTATTGTTACTCGATTAGAAAATGGTGTGGTACATGCAGAAATTCCAACAAGTCAGAGTAGTCAACAGACACCTGTAATATTACCTGTTACAGGACCTGTTTATAAAATTGAAAACAATTTACCAAAATAA